CTTTTTTATCAATACTCATTTTTTTAGCAATTCTAGCTAAAATTGGAAACACACAGGTTATTAACCAGAAGTATGTTAATAAGTTAAATGCATTTATACCTGATTTTCTAGTGAACGAAGACACTGGGCATGGTTCGCAAAACCATTCTTCGGTTGCGTTAGATGATTCTGGTAACTTTGTAATTGTTTGGGAAGAAAAACGCAATGGTGCAAACAATGATATGTATGCCCAACGATTTTTAAAAGATGGAACTCCCGTAGGTAGCGATTTTAAAGTTAATGATGGCGGGCTGGAAAGTGAACAAAATAATCCTGAAATTTCAATGGATGGAATTGGTAATTTTGTGATTGTCTGGCAAAGCGGAGGTAAAATTTTTATTCAGCGCTATTTATATGATGGCACAAAGGCTGGTAAAAATTTGATAGTAAATGAGTTTAGTGGTAATCATCCACAAGTGGCTGTTGACAGCTCAGGCGTTTTTATAGTTATTTGGCGTGATTATAGAAACAGTAACACTGAACCCGACATCTATGGCCAGGCATATTCAGAAGATGGAATTGCAATAAATAATAATTTTAAGATAAATGATGATGAAGGAATCGCCAATCCAGATCTTGCCGCCAATTCAAAAGGAGAATTTATTGCCGTTTGGCAATATTTGGGAGATGGAGGGCTTTACATACAAAAGTTATCAAGAGAAGGAAATTTAAATGGACCCAATATAAATATTAAAATAACCGGTGTCTTCAGATTTCCAAGAATAGCGATGGATAATAATGGTGATTTTATTGTTGCCTGGACTGATTCGTATGATCTTTACGCCCGGCGTTTTTTTAGAGACGGGTCTCCATTAAAAAGAGATTTTAAAGTTAACACACAAAAAAATTCATCTTTTTCTCCCCAATATGCAATATCAATTGACAATTATGGACGGTTCGTAATTGTATGGATGGTTAAAGCGAATATTTATGGACAGGCATATAATAAATATGGAGTCGGTATTCTAGGTAATTTCAAAATTAATCAAGATGAAGGTAATGCAACTCAGAGCCAACCGGCAATACCACAGAAGAACTTTGGTAGTTTTATCGTTTCATGGACCGATTATCGAAATATTCAAGATATTTATGTACAACAATTTTCTAATGACGTATTCGTACAGGCCCTGGGTGATAATTTTAATGTAAATAAAAATCAAGGGACACTTTCGCAAAATAAACCGGAAATCGCAGTGGACGGTAGTGGGAATTTTATTATAACATGGCTGGATTACCGCCTTGATAAAAATTTTGATATTTATTTGCAAAGATTTACAGAAACAGGATCACCATTAGACGGGGCTTTTCTGGTAACCGACAATTCAACTAATGTTATTAGTCCGCAAGGCCATGATGTTGCAATGGATAAAAAGGGAAATTTTGTTATAACCTGGCAACATGAAGAGGATGGAAGAAACGAAATTTATGCTCGCTTTTTTACATTTGATGGAGCACTAAACAAAACATATTTCAAAGTGAATGATGACATCGGTGATTATAATCATTGGCAATCCGTGGTTAATTTTTTTCCTGATGGAAGATTTGTAATTGTTTGGACAGATACACGAGAAGGACATCAAGAAATATACGGGCAAATTTATGATTCAAAAGCGTTACCTATAGGTGATAATTTTAAAATTAGTAATATTGATTCCACCAATCTCCTAAATCAAATATCAAGTCTACAGCTAAATAACTGCGGTAATATTAGTATTGTAGGTAGTGATCAACCGGCAATGGCTATTAATGAAGATGGAGATTTTGTAGTTGCCTGGAGAGATCATCGCCATGCATATTATGATTTTTGTACTTTGGTTAATATAGTTATATATGCACGAGTGTTCTCAAACGAGGCAGTTCCTTTAGGTAATGAAATCCAAATAACAAATGCGAGCAATGATAACCATCTCAATCCATCTGTGACATTTAAGGATAGTATTATTATTGTTAGTTGGTTTAACAAGTCAGGATGGGGCGTGGTATTACAAAGATTTAATAAAAAAGGAATCTCTTTAGAAAATAGCATACGTTTTATAGAAGAAAAACCAAATTTCGATTCTTATAGGTCCTTACCTCTTTCTACGAATGACGCCGGAGATTTTGTTATTGCGTGGGCGACAAGAAATAATGACGTTTACGCTCAACGGTTCTCATCCCAAGGCATCCTTATTGGGGGTAATTTTCGCATAACCAATACATCCACAGGTTATCAAGATTACCCAGATATTGTTCTTTTTAATAACAAAATATATAATACATGGATAGATAATAGGGCCGGTGAATCAGGTTTTGATATTTGGGCCAATATACTGGATTGGGACATCCCTGTTACCGTTAGAGATAAACATCTAAATCAAGCAGGATCTTATAGTTTAGATCAGAATTATCCCAACCCATTCAATCCAACGACAGTCATCAGCTACCTGCTTTCAACGGTCAGTGATGTCGAATTAAAGATTTACAACCAGTTGGGGCAGGAAGTCAGAACAATGGTTAATGAAAGAAAACCTGTTGGCGCTCATCAGATTGAGTGGGATGGTCGAGACCATGCGGGGAATCAGGTGGCGAGTGGAGTCTACCTGTATCGCTTAAAAGCAGGCTCATTTGTTCAAAGTCGCAAAATGGTGTTCTTGAGGTAGTTTGAAAAGCAGTTTTTCCATCTTTGGCCTAACTTTTGGCTTAACCCGACAAGCTTGCCTAGCCTGATTTGGGAGTTTTTGGTTTTCAAATGAGTTTTGGTGGTTTTTCAAAGTTTCGTGGTAATTCATCGCTTGCGGGTTAGCCAGGTTGTTATTGCACAGAATGAAAATGAGGTGGAGTGTTATAAGTAAGAATAGTTTGATTCAATGTTTACAACCTGCGTCACTACAA
Above is a genomic segment from candidate division KSB1 bacterium containing:
- a CDS encoding T9SS type A sorting domain-containing protein, with translation MNRSIPFLSILIFLAILAKIGNTQVINQKYVNKLNAFIPDFLVNEDTGHGSQNHSSVALDDSGNFVIVWEEKRNGANNDMYAQRFLKDGTPVGSDFKVNDGGLESEQNNPEISMDGIGNFVIVWQSGGKIFIQRYLYDGTKAGKNLIVNEFSGNHPQVAVDSSGVFIVIWRDYRNSNTEPDIYGQAYSEDGIAINNNFKINDDEGIANPDLAANSKGEFIAVWQYLGDGGLYIQKLSREGNLNGPNINIKITGVFRFPRIAMDNNGDFIVAWTDSYDLYARRFFRDGSPLKRDFKVNTQKNSSFSPQYAISIDNYGRFVIVWMVKANIYGQAYNKYGVGILGNFKINQDEGNATQSQPAIPQKNFGSFIVSWTDYRNIQDIYVQQFSNDVFVQALGDNFNVNKNQGTLSQNKPEIAVDGSGNFIITWLDYRLDKNFDIYLQRFTETGSPLDGAFLVTDNSTNVISPQGHDVAMDKKGNFVITWQHEEDGRNEIYARFFTFDGALNKTYFKVNDDIGDYNHWQSVVNFFPDGRFVIVWTDTREGHQEIYGQIYDSKALPIGDNFKISNIDSTNLLNQISSLQLNNCGNISIVGSDQPAMAINEDGDFVVAWRDHRHAYYDFCTLVNIVIYARVFSNEAVPLGNEIQITNASNDNHLNPSVTFKDSIIIVSWFNKSGWGVVLQRFNKKGISLENSIRFIEEKPNFDSYRSLPLSTNDAGDFVIAWATRNNDVYAQRFSSQGILIGGNFRITNTSTGYQDYPDIVLFNNKIYNTWIDNRAGESGFDIWANILDWDIPVTVRDKHLNQAGSYSLDQNYPNPFNPTTVISYLLSTVSDVELKIYNQLGQEVRTMVNERKPVGAHQIEWDGRDHAGNQVASGVYLYRLKAGSFVQSRKMVFLR